The following is a genomic window from Babesia bovis T2Bo chromosome 4 map unlocalized Chr4_1, whole genome shotgun sequence.
TGATTTGCGTGATCAGATTCAAACGGAAGACATTCTGGGTGGTTCTGCTGTAGCTGCACAGTTTGGAAatattgttgttgttgGCGAACGTAGGAATCTTGGCGCCAAATGCACGTATGGAAATTACATGCTTCGCCAAGAAGAATTATATAAACTGAAGAAAGGCGTTAGCCCCAAAATGTAACCTCTGCAGATGTTTAATACAATACATCTTGCGATGTCTGCCCATATTTTTCAGGCATTATTTTCTAGACCGTGTGTAATCCTTATGTAAATAGCATCACGAATTATAAGTTATTTAGTTCCTCCGTAGCATTATTcatgtatattacacaaCGGGACCCAGTGGCATGTATAGTGTTAGTTAATATGTTTACTGGCAACCAAGATAAATATAAGAGCATTGTTGACAGTGAAAACCACGTTAATAATAACACAATAATTATTAAAGACATTATAACTTTTCATCAAGATCAAACAATCTCCTTCCACATGATGTTAGCTTGTATGTTTTGATGTGTACGTTCTGTCGAGTGGTAGGTGTGTGTCCGGTGGTTTCACCATATAGGGACTCTAGTGTCTAAAAATGCCAATTACGAGCTTCACCCTGTGTATTCGTGCGTTTTGATTTATTTTTGGTTGGTGTATATGCGGTACAAGTTACACCTTAATTGTTGTCGTTGGTCGTGATGTCGTTATCCAGGACTGGGCATTAACGACTATCTTTTGTGCCTAGACAGCTTCGTTGCATTACGATGGTATAATGTATGGTTGTTTAGCATTATTGCCTTTGTTGTTGCGTGGATGTGTGTTAAGTTCTGTGCTTCACTCGACGTCATCTAGTATCGATAGCATCTGTAACAATGTTGTCTTTTCGATGACGCTGCTGAGCCAACCTGAGTTGGTGAAGTTGGTAAACAAGACTGAGTGTGGCGATTATGCGTTGCTTGGTGAGGATGTGTTACGATCAGCTCATCGTGTTGAGCGTTACTGTTACTCTCAGCTGTCACCTATTTTGTGTGAGAGCAGGTACATTCCTATGACCGGTCATCCTAATTGCGAGCATATAAAGTCGAAGTTTCTGTCAATCATAGGTGCTTGTACTCAGCGTGATGAGTTATCTGGTCGTGATGTTAACTGTTCTGGTTTCAACCTGGAGACTGTGAGCATCAGTGATCCTCTTGTGTTTTGCAAGTTGTCATACGTTTCTTCGTCTGGTGAGTTTTTATTGTTAGTTTGTGTATTTACGATGTATTGTAGACTCTTCGGGATCATCTGTTGGTGGTCGAGTATCGTTCAAGCACAATGAGCTAGAGGAATGCCAGGCACTGTGCGAGAGTTACAATTCGTGCCAGGGTTTGGCAAAGTCATTCAACCACCCACGTTTTTGTATTGACGGCGGTTTCCAGGGTTACTGTACTAGCCGTATTCAGCGTATGTCGTTTTTGTTATGGTCATATTTTGCAGGGATTCACGACGACAGTTACATTACTCTGTGTCGCAACGTGGTATTGCCATTCGTGTTTGCTAACATGGGTGATGGGTATCAGAACTTGTCTATGAGCATGTGCCAAAACTCTGATGCTTCCATAGAGGGGTCTCTGCTGGGTCATCGGGTGAGTGCAGTTACCTATGTTATCATGTTTCGTTAGGACTTTTTAATGAGCCGTCGTCAGGAGTTGTTGGACACGTTGGCATCTGATGATGGCTACTTGTCCTGGGAGCAGGATATGGAGAAGCGTTTTCAGTCCTTGACTGCTAGTGTTGAGCAGCTTGTGAACTTGTTCAACGTTTGCACCAGGTACACGTACAACTTCTTTGGTCTGCCTTACAACTACGACAATGTtgtggtatgttttattctttatatgttataacTATCTGCTGTAGCATCTCGAGTGCGAGAAGACTGTGAAGCTGTTTGAAGGGTTGTTGTCTGTTGCCAATGCGCTTCCCAGTGCGTCTAGTGACATGGTATCTACTATAGAGAACATTGACCCTGTGTTTCACTTTGAGCGTAAGCTCCAGGAATCTGTGATTCATCTGAAGCATTTTTACTCTTTGGTATGTTAGCGTTGTATCCGTTACTGATGCTCATCAGCTTACTTCCGGTGCTCATAGCACCATTTTGGGCAGTCAGTACTACCGTCCATTGGATCGTCGTACGTTTATGAGTGCTCAAAAGGCATTATCGCAAATTCGTCAGTTGGTGCCTCGGCGTGTATCTAGTATCCGCGACTTTCTGCGGTCTCAGGTACCATTGCTCCGGGACGTGGATCGTGAGCACCGTGTTCACGAAACTGTGAATGAGCTTCAGCTGTTATCATCACTTCATGAGAGTCAGCTGCAGTGGCTCATGCGCCTCAGTGGTAAACGCCCGGGCCGTGCTGTCCTTCGATCGGTTGAGTGACTTGTTGGCATCGAAACTTATGTTAATTTGTCACTATGCATTATCGCTGCATTGTTGTTTCATACTGCAGtactttgttttattgtAGCTTCCCGGGTTAGTTGTAACTCTTCCTGACCTCCAGTTTATCATCTCCACTATGGATTTTGTGCAGTGGTATAGGGGTTTTTACTATCATCATTTTAATCACTACATGAATACTGTTGGCTGTGAAGACGCTAACATGCTAAATGTCCCTACATCTATTTTTTTCCACGGTAAAATTGGATGTGTCAACAGCTGTATTGTTCCGCTGTTGAATATAGCTGTACCTTCGATGTATCTTCCCGGGGTTACGTCACAgttatatactataatTGATTCAAATAATATTTCTTTTCCCCCTTGCACATTTATTGGTATCTTGTAATGAATTTCTAGTGTGAGATTGCCTCCTTTGTATAATATGTTTGGTCTATACTGCCATGCAGtgtatgtgatatattccTTCGTTCCAAACAACCACTCTATAAAATCGCCTAAAAAGCTATTGTGCTTAATCAGTTTGATACTATAGTATTTGGTCAAATATACTTCAACGTTTCGTGGCAgaagtatattttttattCTTTCAACTTCAGAATACAAGTTACATGTAAGATTCGTGGTATCGTTTTTGTTTGTGCATTCCTTTTTTAGCAACGCATCAAGTTCCCGACGTATAGAATCATCCAAATGTGGAAGAAAATCGCTAGATAGCTTCCACCGCCTTTGGAAGGTTCTTTCCTTTATTCCACTTCCTCCAAGTGCTGCTAGTGGCTTTACACCTCTTAAACCGAATGTCTGTAATCCAATCCTTGAACATTCGACGATGCTAGAGCACCATATAATGATTAGAATTAGAAATTTGGTCATCCAAACTAATGAGAGCCGGATAATGCGCAACGTTCCCTCCGGTGTGTATCGACAGATCGCCATTAATAAATTGTTATAAAAATGGACAGTTTTGGATTCGGTGTACTTGGAGACATTTTTGCTTCTGGCTCAGGGTCAGCGAGAGAAGAAGAAACTGCCTCTCGTCCAAAAGCCTCGCCGAGGACAGAGCCCGTTGTCGACTACACTCCTCCAGAAATCGCAGCTTTTCAGGCTTCAACCGCACAAAAGACCACAAAAAAGTATACTGGGTTATCCGATGCGCTGTTACCCATTAAAATATCTCAAGTGTTACGCTGTGTTAGTGACGAAAATTTGAAATTTGTCCTATACAACAACCCAGTAGGATCCATTTGTCTAATTGGCAAAGCAACTAACATTGACAAATTGGCTTCTGCCATACAATTCACCTTAGTGGATGAAACGGGGCGGATTGCTGTACATTATAATTATGAAGGAATATTCATTAATGATGGTGATCATGTGCAAGTCGTAGGAACAGTTGTATTGTTAACTTCAGAGAACTATTACATTGATGCTCAGCATGTAATGATTTTAGATTTACAGAAATACAACTATGAGGAACTCCTTGCTTATCACAACGTATCGGTTGCCTATGCGGCGTATAATTTGGATCTTGGAGCTAAGTTAGATCTTTCCAAGAAGCATGAAGGGAAGATTGTTCATCTTCCTGGCCACAGACAAGGATCAATCACCGTGGCTGAACTAGATTCAGTTGAATTGGATGCTATATATGCTCATATCGTTGACCCTATCGAGCGACTAATCATTAAGTACCTCAAGAAACGCCAGGACACGGTGGCTAAACGCAAGGAGCTCGTAGCGTGTTTATCGGAACAATACGTGGGTAAGTACATATATTCTGCCGATGACATAAGATTATAGATTCTGTAATCGAGGAGGCAATCAACCGCTTAGAGCAAGAGGCGGAAATCGCGTGTACTAAAGACTTGATTTGTCTTCCTATTTAGCTGTTTACATTGTTGATATCAATTAGTTTACCAGTTGCAGCCAGTACATCACTTTGTACAGCGGTGCCAAGTTCCCGGCCGGTTCGATTAGACTTCCATTTCCCATTTTCGGGGGAGAAATAATCAACACCACTAAATGAGCTATACCATATCTGCTGTGAAGCTTCATGTTTATTTATCACAATATAATGGTTGGGTTCTATTTCTGCTGAAAGCACCGTTCCGTCGAATGACAATGATGTGACATCTTCGACGCTTTCTAGTGAATCGTGCAGAGCCTGTGTCATTAATTAAGCGTTATTCTAGATATCATCGCATAATTGTGAGAATGCAGATATAATTGTATCCACATTGGTatgtaacaatatatatttagcACTACTGAAAACATTAAAACGTAGAGTCAAGGATACGCTCAGATTATATCACAACCTGAAAAACACACCTGAAGTTTATTTAAGGCTGCTTCGTTAAACTGATGTATTTTAATAGTGCCGAAGAACCTGCGATACCCCCTTAGCATTTTTATATGAGAAAATTATTTAAGTGGGTTTGGTGAATTCTTTGCGCAACATATCCTGTTCAACCATTGCATCACGCATcactttgcgatatttcTCGTGTGTTTTTGCTTTACGTTGTTGCAACGCGAGACTACGTTGTTTAGCTTCACTGGC
Proteins encoded in this region:
- a CDS encoding Frataxin-like domain family protein — its product is MLRGYRRFFGTIKIHQFNEAALNKLQALHDSLESVEDVTSLSFDGTVLSAEIEPNHYIVINKHEASQQIWYSSFSGVDYFSPENGKWKSNRTGRELGTAVQSDVLAATGKLIDINNVNS